From the genome of Uranotaenia lowii strain MFRU-FL chromosome 1, ASM2978415v1, whole genome shotgun sequence, one region includes:
- the LOC129737862 gene encoding putative nicotine oxidoreductase, with protein MCLDNEKSKKELKLLELKSENPYDDIRSSIATMINNYVDFQNQPRAKNNDWIHKDVVRSRKFLREHNELIITKADKGNKTVVMLATEYAEKMTAMVSDTTTYTPLATDPTEKILKRINTMLDSWHENKYITTYTKNKLKLFNCPPPRIYGLPKIHKEDRPLRPVVSTVGSATYRMAQFLANVLQNVVGKNERHVRSSFDFSSEITNVQVPEGCIIYSLDVVSLYTNVPVQNVFEIIEQKWREISAYTPIPWAEFKRALTTILGASFFQYGGRIFEQTFGTPMGSPLSPVVASLLMEQLEEKAIQNLRDKGITLVMYKRFAYYRKVQVVRNGTAEQRNRLRLIGSFKNYKREQTIGIPEKYKIAG; from the exons ATGTGTCTAGACAACGAAAAATCCAAGAAGGAGTTAAAACTCTTGGAGCTCAAATCCGAAAATCCGTATG ACGACATCAGATCCAGCATCGCGACGATGATCAACAACTACGTCGACTTCCAAAACCAACCGCGCGCCAAAAACAACGATTGGATCCATAAAGACGTCGTCCGAAGCCGAAAATTTCTCCGAGAACACAACGAACTGATCATCACAAAGGCCGACAAGGGGAATAAAACCGTCGTGATGCTAGCTACTGAGTACGCAGAAAAAATGACAGCTATGGTAAGTGACACAACAACGTACACTCCCCTAGCCACAGATCCAACAGAAAAGATTCTCAAACGTATCAACACTATGTTGGATTCGTGGCACGAGAATAAATACATTACCACTTACAccaaaaacaaactaaaattgTTCAACTGCCCTCCGCCGAGAATTTACGGTCTTCCTAAAATTCATAAGGAAGATCGTCCGCTCCGACCAGTAGTGTCAACAGTAGGGTCAGCTACGTACCGTATGGCTCAATTTCTAGCCAACGTGCTACAAAACGTCGTTGGCAAAAACGAACGTCATGTACGCAGTAGCTTCGATTTTTCGTCGGAAATCACGAATGTTCAGGTACCCGAAGGTTGTATTATCTACTCACTGGACGTCGTGTCGCTTTACACGAACGTACCAGTACAGAATGTGTTCGAAATAATAGAGCAAAAGTGGCGGGAAATCAGCGCATACACGCCGATACCTTGGGCTGAATTCAAACGTGCGCTAACCACAATCCTCGGGGCGTCGTTTTTTCAGTACGGCGGTAGAATCTTTGAGCAGACTTTTGGCACACCGATGGGCTCCCCTTTATCCCCTGTAGTAGCGTCTCTCTTAATGGAACAACTCGAAGAAAAAGCTATCCAAAACCTACGAGATAAAGGCATCACCCTCGTGATGTACAAACG TTTCGCATATTATCGGAAAGTGCAGGTTGTACGCAACGGAACGGCAGAGCAGCGGAATCGGTTACGACTCATCGGCagctttaaaaattataaacgagAACAAACTATTGGTATTCCTGAAAAGTACAAAATTGCTGGATAA